The nucleotide sequence CTTTCGCTGCCGCGACCGATCGACGTGGAGTTGGTATCGAATGTGTTTATCCCGCTCAATCAGGGTGATCTAACCGACCCGTTGCTGCGGGATTTTCGCATCCACCAGGAGTCCGCCGCCGACCAATTCTTAGCGGCGGCGGAAACGTCGCTCGCGGGCTATGCCGATGTAACCGCGCGGCGTTTGTTGCATGGCGACATCGGTCACAGCATCGTGGAAGCGGCCGAGCAAAGCGATTGTGATCTGATCGTGATGGGGGCCACCGGTCACTCAGGCATCGGGCGAATGTTGCTCGGCAGCGTTAGCGATTACGTGGCAACGCATGCCCCCTGTAGCGTGTTGATCGGGCGGCAACCGGCGCATCAAATTTCGCAAGAGGATCCGATGAAAATCACGATCGGATACAACGATGGTGCCGGTTCCGAGCAAGCGCTCGACGAGTTTCTCAAGCTCCGTTGGGACAATGCCGTGCAAATTAGCTTGTTAGGTGTCGTGGCGATTTTTCAGGGGTTCAGTCCCGATTTGATGCCGAACATCATCGAGTATCGCACCGACCAACGTGTCGCTGCGCTGCGTCATTTGAAACAGGGGCGGGAGCGATTGATCGCGCCGCCGTCGCAACTCTCGTCGGATCAAATTGCATGTGACATTGTCGAGACCGATCACGTGGGAAATGCGGTGACGGAGCACCTCGACGCCCATCAAAGTGATCTTGTCGTGATTGGTGATTCGCATCGCAGTCGAATCAGCCGTATGTTGCTTGGCAGCGTTTCGCGTTTTGTGTTGCAACATGCTCGGTGCAGCGTCTGGATTGCTCGCGACAAGACGGTTGCCAACGAAGCTTAAATGAATCGCTTCTCGCCCCACACCTGATTGCGATTGGGAGGCACCAGTCCTGGGTTGGCTGGGTTTTGGTAGAGCAGCGATTGTATTTTTTCTTCGGAACCGATAAAGCCGCAGGATCGGTCGTAGTGCCAATCTTCGCCCTCGGGCAACCATCGATCGTCCAACGGCCAAGGATCAAACGGACAATAGCCAAGGTCCTGTTCAAGTTTGGACGAGTTCATGGTCACGTCGCCGGCGCGGGGAGGCATTGGGCCGGCTTCGACGCGCAGACAACCGTTTAACAGGTCGGGGTCATAGCCTCCGATGCGGTTGACGATTTGCCCGATCTGGTACAGCGTTAGACGTCGGGGACCGCCGGCGTGGTACAGACCCGCGAGTGGTTTTTCCAGCAAGTCTGCGAACAACCGATTCATGCAATCGGTGTACGTGGGGGTGCGCAGTTCGTCGGTAAACAAGGTTGCCGGTTTGTTTTGTTTAAAGCGAGACGCGATCCAGTCGATAGCACCGGCGTGCTCGTT is from Novipirellula galeiformis and encodes:
- a CDS encoding universal stress protein codes for the protein MTKVLFATDGSPQATSSLEFLRRLSLPRPIDVELVSNVFIPLNQGDLTDPLLRDFRIHQESAADQFLAAAETSLAGYADVTARRLLHGDIGHSIVEAAEQSDCDLIVMGATGHSGIGRMLLGSVSDYVATHAPCSVLIGRQPAHQISQEDPMKITIGYNDGAGSEQALDEFLKLRWDNAVQISLLGVVAIFQGFSPDLMPNIIEYRTDQRVAALRHLKQGRERLIAPPSQLSSDQIACDIVETDHVGNAVTEHLDAHQSDLVVIGDSHRSRISRMLLGSVSRFVLQHARCSVWIARDKTVANEA